A window of Nocardiopsis sp. Huas11 genomic DNA:
CCTGCGCGAACGCGGCTACGAGCAGGTGTCGATGCGGATGTTCCGCCGGGTCGGCGCCCCGGAGGCGCAGGGCCCCGACCACTGCTGCCAGACCGACGGCATGGTCGGCCTGGGTTGCGGGGCGCGGTCCTACACCTCCGCCACGCACTACTCGTTCGACTACGCCGTGGGGGTGGGCCACGTGCGGTCGATCATCGCCGACTTCGTGGGCCGCGACGTTGCCGGGCTCTCCCGGGCCGAGGTGGGATACCGACTCGACGAGGGCGAGCGGCGCCGCCGTCACGTGCTCCAGTCGCTGCTGCGGACGGAGGGGCTGGACACCGACGCCTACGCCGACCGGTTCGGCGCGCGCCCGGAGGCGGACTTCCCCGGCGAGTTCGCCGAGCTGGCCGAGCGCGGCTGGCTGCCGCGTGGGGGCGCGGCGGCCTCGGTGCGGCTGACCGAGGAGGGGCTCGCGCACTCCGACGCGATCGGCCCGCTGTTCTTCTCCCCCGAGGTGGTCGCCCTCATGGCCGACTACGAGGCCAGGTGAGCGCCGTGGACGCGGCAGGCCCCACCCGCCCCACAGGTACCGCCGGTCCCACGGGCACGGCGGGCCCCGCGCACGCCGGACGACTTCCGCCGCACCTGACCCTGCTGTACCGGGGACCGCTGGCCAGCTGTGACTACGACTGCCCGTACTGCCCCTTCGCCAAGCGCCGTGACCGCCCGTCGACCCTGCGGGCGGACCGCGCGGCGCTGGAGCGCTTCACGGACTGGGTCGCCGACCAGGAACGGGAGCATCCCGGGACCCGGATCTCGGTGCTGTTCACGCCGTGGGGCGAGGGGCTGGTCCGGTCCTGGTACCGCGCGGCCATCGTCCGGCTCAGCCGTCTGCCGCACGTGGAACGCGTGGCGATCCAGACCAACCTGAGCGGGCGCGTGGAGTGGCTCGCCGACTGCGACCTCGGCCGTGCCGCGCTGTGGACCACCTACCACCCCGGGCAGGTCGCCCACGAGCGCTTCCTCGCCAAGGCAGGGCGCCTGGTCGAGCTGGGGGTGCGGTTCAGCGTGGGCGTGGTGGGCGAGCCGGAGCACCTGGCGGCGGCGCGCCGGATGCGCGCCGCGCTGCCCCGGGAGGTGTACCTGTGGGTCAACGCGGCCGAGGGGCGGACCTACACCGACGACGAGGCCGCCGCGTGGCAGGACCTCGACCCGCACTTCCACTACAGCCGCCACCCGCACGCGAGCCGGGGTCTGCCCTGCCGGACGGGCGAGAGCGTGCTGTCGGTGAACGGGGACGGTGACGTCCGCCGCTGCCACTTCGTGGACACGCCCCTGGGCAACCTGTACGACGGGTCGTTCCTGGGCCGGATCGGCCGGCGCGCGTGCCCGCTGGCCACCTGCGACTGCCACATCGGGTACGTGCACCTGGAGTCGCTGGACCTGTACGACGTCTTCCGCGGCGGCGTGGTCGAGCGGGTGCCGGCCGGGGTCGGACGACCACCGCCGCCCGGCCGCTGACGCCGGTTCCCCTGACGCGGTTCAGGCGCCCGCGGCGGCCCGCTCGCGCGGCCGCCCCCGGAAGACCTCGCGCCGGTGCCAGGCGATGTGGTCGGCCTCGACCGGCGCGTAGCCGGGCTGGGGGTCGTGCGCGCGACGGTCGGCCAGGGCGTGCACCGCGTGCTCGGCCATGGCCGAACGGCCCACGAACCTGGTGGAGACGGTGACGACGCGGTCGTCGGACAGGCCGAGGACGCCCCGGTCGAAGAGGCGGTGGTGGAGCGAGCACAGGCACAGGCCGTTGCGCGTGTCGTCGGGACCGCCGAGCGCCCACCAGCGCACGTGCGCCGCCTCCAGCCCCACCGTGAGGCCGTCGATCCACCCCTCGTACCCGCAGAAGGCGCAGCGGTGCTCATAGGCGGTGAGCACCTCGTCCCGGAAGCCGGGATCGCGCCGCCCGCCCCGGACGCGGGCCGGAACCCTCCGGCACGGTGTCGGTGTCCAGGGTCAGCCCGGCCAGCATCCGGATGTCGGCGTGCAGGGACGGCGGGAAGTTGGCGTCGAGCAGGTGGTGGGCGATGCGGTCCAGCAGCCCGGGTTCGGTGTCCAGCGACCGGAGCAGGTCAGGGCTCAGCGCGCCCCGCGCGCCCGCGCCGCGCAGCGCCGTCGGGCTCGCGGCGGGGGACGGCCCGCCCTCGGCAGTCGTGACCGTCCAGAAGCCGTCGGTGGCCAGGTGGTGGAAGGGGTAGGCGGGCGTGGTCCGCCGGGGCGGGCCGAACTCCTTGAGGAGCCGGTTCAGGTCCTGCTCCGCCTCTCCGTACTCGATCGGTCGTGCCCCGTGCCGCTGGTGGTGGCCGAGGGCGTACAAGAGAAGAAGGGGCTTGTGGGGCGCACGGTAGCCGTTCTGCCCCCACCGCCTGACGGAGGCGATCCGGTCGAGCCAGTCCATGACCGGGAGCCTACGGCGTCGGCGGAGCGTCCAGTCCGTGCACCAGGTCCGCGAGCTCCCGGGGACGGGAGACCTGGGGGCAGTGGCCCGAGTCGACCTCCACCACCCGCGCCCCCAGGCGCTCCCGCGCGACGCGGCGCATCCACTCCGGCCGCAGGGTGCGGTCCCGCGCCGGCAGGACGAACGTGGCCGGCGACGGGTCGAAGCGCTGCGCCGCCTGCCCGTACAGGCCCATCGGGTGCCACAGGCGCACGGTCGACAGACCCCACCGCAGGGTCGCGAGGTCGCAGTCGTGGAAGAGGAAGTAGGCGGCCGTCACCGGGTCCTGCGTCGGCGGCTCGGCCAGGGTCCGCCACTCGTCGGAGAGGATCTCCTCGCCCGCGGCCGCGATCTGGTCCAGGAAACTCGCACCGCCCGGGTCGGGGACCGCGGCGCCCACCCACACCGTGTGCCTGGCCCGCAACGCCGCGGCCACCGCGGGGAGCAGCAGTCCGGCCCCCGAGTGCGCGACCACGACCGGATCGCGCACGTCGGCGGCCACCTGCCCGCGGACCAGGTCGAGGTGGTCGGCGGCGACCGCGTCGGGGTCGTCGGTGCTCAGGTCGGGCCGGAACGTGCGGTGGCCGAGTGCGTCGAGGCGGTCGCTCACCCGGCCCCATCCGGCCGGGGACTGCGTCGTGCCGTGCAGGAAGATGACGTCCATGCGGTCATCATCGGCACCTCCCGCCCCCGTCGACACCCCGGTTCGCGTGGAGCTGAACGAGCCGGGAACCCGCCGCCCGCACTGTCGCCCGCGGCGGTCATAATCCGAAGCATGGTCTTTCCCCGGGTCATCGCGACCGACCTCGACGGCACCCTCCTCCGCTCCGACGGCTCCCTCTCCGCCCGTTCCCGCCACGCCCTCGGCCTCGCGGTCGAGGCCGGGGCCCGCGTGGTGATCGCCACCGCTCGCCCCCGGCGCGCCACCGACATCGTCTCCGACCAGCTCGACTGCGCCGCCGTGGTCTGGAGCAACGGTTCCCACTACCGGGCCGCCGACGGCACCGACTGCTTCCGCGCGATCGGCGCCACGACCACACGCATGGTCATCGAGAAGCTCGCCCAGGCCCTGCCCTCGCCGGGCTTCGGCGTGGAGACCGGCACGGCGTTCTTCCACGAGCCCGCCTACCAGCCGGGCCCCATGACCCTCTGGGACCGCGAACTCGTCTACTCCACCGAAGAGCTGGTGGAACGGGCCGCACCGGTGGCCAAGCTCGTGGTCCGCTCCCCCGACGAACCCGTCCACCTCATGCACGAGGCCGCCGTGACGGCGGTCGGCCCG
This region includes:
- a CDS encoding STM4011 family radical SAM protein, producing the protein MTLLYRGPLASCDYDCPYCPFAKRRDRPSTLRADRAALERFTDWVADQEREHPGTRISVLFTPWGEGLVRSWYRAAIVRLSRLPHVERVAIQTNLSGRVEWLADCDLGRAALWTTYHPGQVAHERFLAKAGRLVELGVRFSVGVVGEPEHLAAARRMRAALPREVYLWVNAAEGRTYTDDEAAAWQDLDPHFHYSRHPHASRGLPCRTGESVLSVNGDGDVRRCHFVDTPLGNLYDGSFLGRIGRRACPLATCDCHIGYVHLESLDLYDVFRGGVVERVPAGVGRPPPPGR
- a CDS encoding alpha/beta fold hydrolase, yielding MDVIFLHGTTQSPAGWGRVSDRLDALGHRTFRPDLSTDDPDAVAADHLDLVRGQVAADVRDPVVVAHSGAGLLLPAVAAALRARHTVWVGAAVPDPGGASFLDQIAAAGEEILSDEWRTLAEPPTQDPVTAAYFLFHDCDLATLRWGLSTVRLWHPMGLYGQAAQRFDPSPATFVLPARDRTLRPEWMRRVARERLGARVVEVDSGHCPQVSRPRELADLVHGLDAPPTP
- a CDS encoding HAD family hydrolase — its product is MVFPRVIATDLDGTLLRSDGSLSARSRHALGLAVEAGARVVIATARPRRATDIVSDQLDCAAVVWSNGSHYRAADGTDCFRAIGATTTRMVIEKLAQALPSPGFGVETGTAFFHEPAYQPGPMTLWDRELVYSTEELVERAAPVAKLVVRSPDEPVHLMHEAAVTAVGPLVEVTYSGAFSLLELSAPGVTKGSTLALLCEEWGVAAEEVVAFGDMPNDLPALTWAGRGYAMAGGHPGLLDPALGLLRAPSNQEDGVAQVVERLLADL